Genomic window (Falco cherrug isolate bFalChe1 chromosome 4, bFalChe1.pri, whole genome shotgun sequence):
TAATGGAATATCAGTTTTTTGAACAAATGAAAGAAGTGATTCCTTTCATGGACTTAAGGGGTGATTTCCAGCCCTTGAATCCTGTATAGGACCTCTTTAAGATATTTACCAACAGTCAGTtacagcacagagccagcatACCCAGTAGAACCCATACTGGGCTTACAGGCTGAAGGGTCTTTGTGAAGCGTAGGAAAGATTTAACAACCTTTTGTTTCATCTGAGAAAAATTGCAGGGCAGAAGCTTTTAATCCCAGCAAATTCCTGCTTAACTGCCTTTTGTTTACAAGAAAAGCATCCTTTCATTGTAAATCAGACggaagtgaaaacaaaattgatAGTTTGGGTGTAAGCATTAAagaagtggcagaagaaaaacacagagatgtatttttatattttttccaagttaTCAGCTGTGCtcagttgtggttttttatATTCTATCCTTTATTTGATAAATAATTTCAAGTGTTGTACCATGTAACATGTAGGTATTTTGTCTTCTGCAAAAAATTCTTTGATTCGTGTAGCTTTTGATGTTCTGTCTAAAATTCTGGACgtacaagggtttttttttgtagcgACCTTTCTTAAAACGTTCTTCATGCTTGTTTGATCAGGGCCATTGTTAGTTGGtatgtcaaaaaaacccactcatgCAGCCTTTATATGtaattctggggttttttgttgttgtttgtttgcttttttgtttaacaATGTACTTAGTGACATGCTCTTATGACAGCAGAGTTACTCTGTTGAAGGTGgtacttaaaaatttaaattgctttttcttatatttcagAGGAATACTTGGATGCAGATTCTGTTCCATACCTAGATATAGCTAATCAAACTGGAAGGTCAATCGAGATTCCCCCTCAGGCTAAAAAAGTAGGTAAAAGTATCTTACAAAGCTATTAAGATGACTTTTTAAAGCCTGATTTGTGAAGCGCTTCAAATACGGGATTGAATTACAGTCAGACTTTTTTGGGATGTAACCTGGGTCCACTAGGTGTTTGcttaatagaaataattttgaaataaaattgaagtAGAACTCTAAAATAGGGAAAACTTCAGTCATCTGGAGACAGACCTCTGATTGCTGATATAATTGCAGGTCTAATCTTGAACAGAGCCCTGTGAGGTCCATATcttatttttgtggtttaagATGGGCTTTAATTTCGTTACATCCTAGCACCTATCTTAAATTCATGTCACACTAGGGCACCCAGAAAATAACTTGTTAGGCCTTAGTTTCAGTTGGAAACTTGACGAGTCTCTGTCAGactcttttaaaatagttttgagATCTTTTGCACTGTGACCCTGGTTTGTTCACTATTCAAGAAAGTTGCACATTCTCAACTGAAAATAGCTTTGACTGGGTGCAAGCATTGAATGATAGTAGAAATGACGTACCTGATGTTGGCCACTGCAGTGGAAGAATAGTGGTAGATGCCATCTTTTAAGATTGCTGGTTTTTCTAAAGATAAAAATCTTTACAAATACTTGAAATTAcccagtaattaaaaaaatataccgGGAGGAAATGAGCAGACCACAACATGTGTTAACTGCTGCTCTAGCCTCCTCTGAGgcatactgtttttttctgcatcatcTGGAGCTTCTGGATGATTGGAATAACAACTGTCCAGTCTCACAATGTATGCTGTTCTGATGAAGTGCTGAAAGTAGCAATTCACCTAAAGAGTTAAAGCATCAAATGTTCAAGTGCACAAGACTTCATCAGTATTGAACATGGGTAAGAGGAAATATTGCAGGTTGTTTCTACccagaaatattatttacatttttatttgtcatACTGCAGGAACTTGAGTGTTTTCCGGCCAcattcaaaatttaattttcagttctgaGGTTTTGCAGGCAGTGAATTGTTAGGTTTTACAAGGTAGTTGTaatagcaaagcaaaacagatttgaTGCTGTTAGGAAGTGTAGTACCCAGAAAATGCTTAGCTTTTTATCGCTTATCATTGAAAATCTGTCTGGGAttgcattcttaaaaaaaaatttggtgCGATGTTTCATGTGTTGATAACATTCATTGCTTTTAATTAGACAATATCTAACATTAGCAGATGGGAGAAAAGCATGAAGCGATGTGAAGTAGTACTGCTCTTACAGAACTGATGCAATGGTATTTTTCTAGGAAGAACAAAGGCTGTAATGGATTACCTAGATGCTTCTGTTTAGTTATATAAGTGATTTGGggaggagacaaaaaaaatctcaatcTGTTTTTCTAGGCCCTTGTGCTGGCAATGGGTTATCATGAGAAGGGCAGAGCattaatgaagaagaaagaatatgaaatagCCCTGCCGTATTTGTTGGATGCTGATAAACACTTCTGGTAAGAAGCTTTTGAGTCCTTGTGTCTCTGTTGCCTTTACTGTCAGCCAAATTCAGGAACAGCATCAGCTCTACCTGTGCCTGTTGCCCAGGGTTGCTTCACACCCCTTTGCAGATGGGAAACAGTATACAAAGGCTCTGATGTGCAGTGGCAGGTGGCTTTGTGTGGAACACCTGAAACAGATACTGCCACTGGGCAACTTAATCTTTCATATCAATGTAAACAGAAACTGTCAGTATTCACATACTAGGCTATAAATTGCACTAGCTTGAGAGACTGTTATGGTTATGCGTTCACAATTGCTCCTGTGGGCTAATAATTTCTTGTAAAAGGTGGAGCAGATAGCTGAGGTCAGTAACCATACCAGGGTTTCTGCAAGTAAACTAGTTTCCTGTTAGCAGTCAGAGCCCTGAATAGCTTTTTTTGAGATCCCCAGAAGTAATATTGTCCCCAGTGTGCTgcttatgtgtgtgtatgtgcaagGAGACTGGCACAGAACTCGGTATGTTCACATGCACTAAGGAAGACAGTTTCTCTGCCCTCCCAAAGATTGCACAAGGTTTAATTCCATTCTACTTTTAAAGAGATGCTGCCTTAAGTAGTCATCACAACTCAGTTTGTTGCTGTAATTCTTTGAGATGGAACGTTAGCGTTAGCATCCTGCGTATTGGTGAATGTGATGGGAGGTCAGTGCTTTATGAAAGTTCCGCTGACATCAGTTTGCTATCACGGCTATGAAGTGTGTGCTTTCTCAAATGTGATTGTGCACACTCCTAGCATGTTGTTTCATTGGGGTTAAAAAGCCAGGGGAATAAACAACCCCCTCGCAGAAAAAAACGaagtaattgttttattttccagtgagtGTAGCACGGAACTGCTGAATACTGTTGATAATTATGCTGTACTGCAGCTGGATATAGTGTGGTGTTACTTCCGCCTGGAGCAGCTGGACTGCCTGGATgatgcagagaaaaagctgtCCACAGCACACAGATGCTTCCAGAGGTGCTATGGGGAAAACCATGAAAGACTTATTGATATCAAGGTATGCTGGTTTTGATTTAATTAGGATTTTTATCCTATGTGTATTCAGTTATTACAAGATTGACTTTCGGAAGTTTCAAGTTTTCTTATGTCTCCTTAGCCTGTCATCTAGTTGCGTAACTGTCAGCACAGTGAAAGCATTGGACCTGACAAAAAGGTCATGGCAAACATGCACATTTATATGCAGAGACATCATCAGTGGTTTAGATGTGATACTTTGTCTGCACACTGTGTCACATATTGCCGATTATGTCTTCGTTAAATGTGTAATATTGATAATGAATTTATATTCTGCTATATGCTTCTCCCCCTGTGCTCCCCCCTCTTGTTTAAACAATTCTTTAGGGAAGCTATGGTCGTGAGAAGGTTTTATTTCTACGGCTTTACCTCCTTCAAGGGATAGGACACTATCACAGCggcagagaaaaggaggctgctGAATATATTCAGAAGGTAAGACACCATTAGGTAAAATTTCTGAGTTGTTCACACTGGCTCCTGTGTTTGGGCTCTGTCTTGTACCTGTTCTCTGCTTACTCTAGAAAAATGGGGAGataggttggtttgtttgtatCTTAGAAACAGTTTAAGTAGTATCATCTTGTTCTTTCTGTACACAGGCATCTTGTTTATATGAAGAGCTGTCCATAGATCCCGATAAAGTTGATCGCCTGTCACTGCTGGGATTCTCCGAACAGGAAGCTCGCCTTGCCCTGCGAGCGTGCCATGGGAACGTGGAGCATGCTGCCAACCTTATCACCAACAGGAGAGAGGTATGGTGCAGTGAAAGTATTAAATCAAGGATCGTATTAGTTGGAGTGTCCATAAGGTCATGTTTTGTGTGACTGGAGCAACATGGTACTAAATTAAGAACTTTGATTATCCTACTTTGGCACAGTTAGTGTAACTGACAGTTTGACATCTGTTGCCACAAGTTTGAAACCAAAAGTTCACGCGACGAGGGAAGCTCTGTCCCAAAACAGATGGGATGAGAGTGCCAAAGACCTGTGGTTGTACCACAGAGGCACATAGGAAGACTTTGCATTGGTGTTTACTACTCAGCACTGCTCTGTATGGGAATAAAAACACCATGATCAAGCCTGTCACTCCTGGGCTTGGCTGGTCTGAAAGACAAGCAGCTGCACAATGAAGTGCTCTGAGGGTAACCATCAAGTTACACTGTATTATGGCTCTTGGCTCGGAAGATtcggggtggggaggagaattttttttgtgctaAAGTGAAATGAAGACAATGTTTTCCACATCTGAAGTACCTGAAGTGGTGTTTGGTAAGCTGAGGTGGCACATCTAGACTTCAGACAGTGAAATGTGGATGGAAAAGTCAAATGGCTGAGAGAAGGCCTGAACAGAACTCCTTGGCTACATGCCCAGTTCTGACTGTATGTCCTTGGCAAGTCTTGTCTACAGCCCATCTGCCAAACAAGTTTGTCACTTACCACACAGGGCCCATAATAGCTGTGATAGCATAAGATCCAATCTGCAGAGCGGAAGTATGGCAGCAGTGCTAGCTCATGGAAATGCAACTTTATTTAGTAACGAGTGTCTGGCAGCAcagtctgtatttaaaaaaagacaaaatcccTTTTCCTCAAGAGATTCAAACTCAACTCTAAGAAATAAATCCAAGAAATCCTATATGCACAGGGAAAGGCTGAAGCGTTCCCATGCACAGGGAGCTTTGTAATGGCTGTGTTCTTGCAGGAAAAGGCACAGAtaaggagggaggagagagctAAAAGGCGGCAGCGACTGGAAGACATAAATACCTTGAAAAGTATGGGCTATTCAGAGAGAGCTGCTCAAGTAGCTCTTCATAATACGCAAGGAAACCTGGACCAAGCCTTTAAGGTAAGTTATTTTCAGGAATAGTGCTTTTGTACAAaaatcttgtttgcttttttatttattgtttagcagattcttattttctgtagtCAGTATTTGTTAGTTCATAGCTACCTTTTCTGAGCCGTAACAACTGAGCTTCCACTTCCTGATCTGATGAATCAGGTATCACTTGAGTTGGCTGAGGTTTGCTTGTATCAGCTCTTGGGCTAAATACGTACCCATGCTGAGGACTGTTAAGTTTTTGTTGGTCTGTTCTGATCCccctctgttttattttagtttattctGGACAATCCTGAGTTACTGTtggaagatgatgatgatgacaatCCTGTGGCCACGGACCGGTTTCAGGTTTCCCAGGAAAGTATTGATCAGGTAAGCTAGACCATTTGCTTTCTTAGGAGTTGATTGTCTTATTTCTGAATTACGTCTTCAAACACACCAGATCTTCGTTAAGCAGAGCTGTACAAATAGTCTTTGACCCATGTCACTCAAGCTGTCGCACTTCCACTGCCTGGCATCTGCTCTCCACGGTGAAGTCACGCTCAGGCTAAAATGTAATTTGTGTGTACATCCTGCCCATTACACCAACCTGTCATGCACGGATGCAGAGGGAAGTATGCACAGTGTAACGCTCTATccaaaaaaagacagcaaatgagAAATTTATTCAAGTGTCTAAACACTGCAGCGCACAAAGGAGCGAGTTGGACTGTGTCTTTCTCATCACAGGCTGTCTGGAAAGCTCCTCAGTAGTTAGTGTGGCTATGTAATAATGTCATATAGGCAAGAAAACTATATTGCCTAGAAAAAGTAGCACATGCACCCTCCTGATATGCTGGAGTGCTTTGaagtttccttttgaaaaaacagaaaaagcattggTCTGATATCAAACAAGAGGCTCTTGATTATGTTCAACGTCCCCATTCCTTTAATAGGTCACTGCCCTGTTGTTAACTGTTCCAGTAAACCAGAGTCAGTGTCCTGGAATTCCTGGCATGCAGTGCTTTCCTCTGCAAGAGGAATGACTGCAGATGCAGAGTCAGATTCCTGTCAGACCTGATGCTGGGTGAGCTTGGATTTCTCCAGgtttatctttattttcttttccactccTGCAGCTGATGTATATGGGTTTCAGCCGTGAGTCAGCAGAGCAAGCTTTAAAGGTCTTCAAAGGCAACATCCACTTAGCTTCCCAAACCCTTGCTCATTATGGGGGAGTTCTTCCTGCTTCGCTGCAGCTGTCTCCAGAAGGGTCCAGTCCATCAGAAGAATCAGCGTCATCAAAAGACTCGCCTACAGAGTCTGCAGGTAAGAACGCTGCAtacagcaggcagaggagagggaagggggagggctGTTCTGGCTTTTGTAGGAAATGATTAAGCGACTTCTGCTTACATACTGGTAGAGGGCCCCCAGTAATGCCCCTCGCTGTTTATATTAGTAACATAGTTACAGGCAAGGCGTGGTTACCTCGGGTAAGCTGTCGCCCCAGCAGGCGGTGACAGCCATATATGGGACCGTAAGGGGGATGTACCGGCCATAAGCAGCGTGCCCGACAGATGCAGCCCAGAAGCGAGGGTAACTTCAGCGGTGTTCCGGGAAGGGCTAAGGAAATGGCCCCTGAGCGGGCTGTGGCTTTGGCAGTCAAGACTGGAGGCGTTGGATGCCTgcatctccccttccccagcgaGGAACGCGTGGCCCCCTCTAGCCCACAAGTGTTCTAGCTTCTCCCATCTAACTGTACTTGCTCACACCAGTTCTCTTTAAAAACCAGCTGGCCTCTCCCTGCCAGTACTCTGCAGGAGAGCAAGTACGAAGTTGCTGGAGCATGTTGCCTGGACCTGCCACTGACAGCGATGAGATTTTGGCTTGCTAGTATCTGGGTTCTGACTGGTGGGGAGTTTATTCCAGATCTGTGCTGTATGGTCAGGTGATTTGACCACATACTCCTTCCTCGTGTCACTTGTGTGATAGAACCGTAATGGAGACTTGCCCTTGAGCAAAGAAGAGACTTCCATGTACTTTCACTCTCTTCTGTTGTTTGTCAGAGCTGTAGTGGTCCCTGTTGCACaactgaagaggagaaaatggcCATCCTGCAGTACCTTTTGCAGAGCCATTTTAAGAGGTTGTTTTAGAGTATGAGACTTGCAGAGCAGTCATGCTGGTAAAATAAGGAAAGCACCAACTTCTTCCAGAACTTAATTCACTGCTACTTCTTTTTATTGCAAGGTTCTTCTAGTTCACCAACAGATGAAGACATGGAGACTGATGCAGTCAATGAAATCCTAGAGGATATTCCTGAACATGAAGAGGATTATCTGGATTTAACgctggaggaagaggaacagATCATTCATGAATACTTATCCTATATACAAGTACCACAGCATTAAATCCCATTACATCTACTTCACTTATACGTATTTACCTTGACGAAATTGAGTTTGGATTATAAATGCACCTTCAGCTTATCTCTTACTAAATGCCTTGAATTCAGTTAAACTATAGGTGGAACACTTAATTCCTGCTTATTTATAAATCTGCTTAAAGCCTACATTTGTGATACATTGTAATTTATTGTCATagcagaaaaatagaaacatttattttcagaagaaaatttaatagaactaaagtatatttttattgtgaaataAGTTAATTCACTTAGTATTCAAGTAAAGAAGCATTTCtataccattttaaaataccagctttaaaaaaaaaaaggtgaatttgTAAATCAGAGACCTAGCTCATGAGGTTATAGAGGTATTGACTTTCAAGctgttctccttttcttctgagaGATTTCTAAGAGACA
Coding sequences:
- the NUB1 gene encoding NEDD8 ultimate buster 1, which codes for MAQKKYLIAKLTSCLREDKIQLWKPPYTNEKKEAGKEMKELVQKYSSKLNINENDTENMLEEIRCKAIERGTGNENFKVTGIARLDIYLPRKKSRKIPLETNLFITGKELRSQIAQEHALKENVIKIIINKKQLDLGKTLEDQGVTHNAKVMVLQLEQSDEETKRRVQEEELQCKKEKEINEKMQRTKKGLEILAEREEYLDADSVPYLDIANQTGRSIEIPPQAKKALVLAMGYHEKGRALMKKKEYEIALPYLLDADKHFCECSTELLNTVDNYAVLQLDIVWCYFRLEQLDCLDDAEKKLSTAHRCFQRCYGENHERLIDIKGSYGREKVLFLRLYLLQGIGHYHSGREKEAAEYIQKASCLYEELSIDPDKVDRLSLLGFSEQEARLALRACHGNVEHAANLITNRREEKAQIRREERAKRRQRLEDINTLKSMGYSERAAQVALHNTQGNLDQAFKFILDNPELLLEDDDDDNPVATDRFQVSQESIDQLMYMGFSRESAEQALKVFKGNIHLASQTLAHYGGVLPASLQLSPEGSSPSEESASSKDSPTESAGSSSSPTDEDMETDAVNEILEDIPEHEEDYLDLTLEEEEQIIHEYLSYIQVPQH